A genomic region of Pseudomonas sp. KU43P contains the following coding sequences:
- a CDS encoding acetyl-CoA hydrolase/transferase family protein, which translates to MYRDRIRLSSLHSKVMSAADAAGLIEDGMTVGMSGFTRAGEAKAVPHALAERAKQSPLKISLMTGASLGNDLDKQLTEAGVLARRMPFQVDSTLRKAINDGQVMFIDQHLSETVEQLRNQQLKLPDIAVIEAVAITEEGHIVPTTSVGNSASFAIFAKQVIVEINLSHNANLEGLHDIYIPTYRPTRTPIPLVKVDDRIGSTAIPIDPAKIVGIVISDQPDSPSTVLPPDDETQGIADHLINFLKREVDAGRMTNKLGPLQAGIGSIANAVMCGLIESPFEDLTMYSEVLQDSTFDLIDAGKLSFASGSSITLSSRRNADVFGNLERYKDKLVLRPQEISNHPEVVRRLGIIGINTALEFDIYGNVNSTHVCGTRMMNGIGGSGDFARNAHLAVFVTKSIAKGGAISSVVPMVSHVDHTEHDVDILVTEQGLADLRGLAPRERARAIIDNCVHPDYRAALNDYFERACQRGGHTPHILREALSWHENLEEGGRMLAG; encoded by the coding sequence ATGTACCGTGATCGTATCCGCTTGTCCTCCCTGCACAGCAAGGTAATGAGTGCGGCTGATGCCGCTGGCCTGATCGAGGACGGCATGACCGTCGGCATGAGCGGTTTCACCCGCGCCGGCGAAGCCAAGGCTGTGCCGCATGCCCTGGCCGAACGCGCCAAGCAATCGCCTCTGAAAATCAGCCTGATGACCGGCGCCAGCCTGGGCAACGACCTCGACAAACAGCTGACCGAGGCCGGTGTACTGGCCCGTCGCATGCCGTTCCAGGTCGACAGCACCCTGCGTAAGGCCATCAACGACGGCCAGGTCATGTTCATCGACCAGCACCTGTCGGAAACCGTCGAGCAACTGCGTAACCAACAGCTCAAGCTGCCTGACATCGCGGTCATCGAAGCCGTGGCCATCACCGAAGAAGGCCACATCGTGCCGACCACCTCGGTGGGCAACTCGGCCAGCTTCGCGATCTTCGCCAAGCAAGTGATCGTCGAGATCAACCTGTCGCACAACGCCAACCTCGAAGGCCTGCACGACATCTATATCCCGACCTACCGCCCGACCCGCACGCCGATCCCGCTGGTGAAAGTCGATGACCGCATCGGCAGCACCGCCATCCCGATCGACCCCGCCAAGATCGTCGGTATCGTCATCAGCGACCAGCCCGACTCGCCGTCTACCGTGTTGCCGCCGGACGACGAAACTCAAGGCATCGCCGATCACCTGATCAACTTCCTCAAGCGCGAAGTGGATGCAGGCCGCATGACCAACAAGCTCGGCCCGCTGCAAGCCGGTATCGGCAGCATCGCCAACGCGGTGATGTGCGGCCTGATCGAGTCGCCGTTCGAAGACCTGACCATGTACTCCGAAGTGCTGCAGGACTCGACCTTCGACCTGATCGACGCCGGCAAGCTGAGCTTCGCCTCGGGTAGCTCGATCACCCTGTCTAGCCGCCGCAACGCGGACGTGTTCGGCAACCTCGAGCGCTACAAGGACAAGCTGGTGCTGCGCCCGCAAGAGATCTCCAACCACCCTGAAGTCGTGCGCCGTCTGGGCATCATCGGCATCAACACGGCACTGGAGTTCGACATCTACGGCAACGTCAACTCCACGCACGTTTGCGGCACGCGGATGATGAACGGCATCGGTGGCTCGGGCGACTTCGCCCGCAACGCCCACCTGGCAGTATTCGTCACCAAGTCGATCGCCAAGGGCGGTGCGATTTCCAGCGTAGTGCCGATGGTCAGCCATGTGGACCACACCGAGCATGACGTGGACATTCTGGTGACCGAGCAAGGCCTGGCCGACCTGCGTGGCCTGGCGCCACGCGAGCGCGCACGGGCAATCATCGATAACTGTGTGCACCCAGACTATCGCGCAGCGCTGAATGACTACTTCGAGCGCGCCTGCCAGCGTGGCGGCCACACCCCGCACATTTTGCGCGAGGCGTTGAGCTGGCACGAGAACCTGGAAGAAGGCGGCCGCATGCTGGCTGGCTGA
- a CDS encoding NAD(P)(+) transhydrogenase (Re/Si-specific) subunit beta — protein sequence MSMNLVTLLYLVASVCFIQALKGLSHPTTSRRGNLYGMIGMGIAILTTVGLIYKLGAELATAGIGYVIVGLLVGGTAGSIMAKRVEMTKMPELVAFMHSMIGLAAVFIAIAAVLEPQSMGIVAAISDPIPTGNRLELFLGAAIGAITFSGSVIAFGKLSGKYKFRLFQGAPVQFAGQHKLNLILGLTTIALGLLFTFTGHYSAFTLMLILAFIMGVLIIIPIGGADMPVVVSMLNSYSGWAAAGIGFSLNNSMLIIAGSLVGSSGAILSYIMCKAMNRSFFNVILGGFGGDTDTGAAQGSKEQRPVKSGSADDATFLLSNADSVIIVPGYGLAVARAQHALKELTEKLTHNGVTVKYAIHPVAGRMPGHMNVLLAEAEVPYDQVFEMEDINAEFGQADVVLVLGANDVVNPAAKNDPKSPIAGMPILEAFKAKTIIVNKRSMASGYAGLDNELFYLDKTMMVFGDAKKVIEDMVKAVE from the coding sequence ATGAGCATGAATCTGGTAACGCTCCTCTACCTCGTCGCCTCGGTGTGCTTCATCCAGGCGCTCAAGGGCCTGTCGCACCCGACCACCTCCCGACGCGGCAACCTGTACGGCATGATCGGCATGGGGATCGCCATCCTCACCACCGTTGGCCTCATCTATAAGCTCGGGGCCGAGCTTGCCACCGCCGGGATCGGCTACGTCATCGTCGGCCTGCTGGTCGGCGGTACCGCCGGCTCGATCATGGCCAAGCGCGTCGAGATGACCAAGATGCCCGAACTGGTCGCCTTCATGCACAGCATGATCGGCCTGGCTGCAGTGTTCATCGCCATCGCCGCCGTGCTCGAGCCGCAGTCGATGGGCATCGTCGCCGCTATCAGCGACCCGATCCCCACCGGTAACCGTCTGGAGCTGTTCCTTGGCGCGGCCATCGGTGCCATCACCTTCTCCGGTTCGGTGATCGCCTTCGGCAAGCTGTCGGGCAAGTACAAGTTCCGCCTGTTCCAGGGCGCACCGGTACAGTTCGCCGGCCAGCACAAGCTGAACCTGATCCTCGGCCTGACGACTATCGCCCTGGGCCTGCTGTTCACCTTCACTGGCCACTACAGCGCCTTCACCCTGATGCTGATCCTGGCCTTCATCATGGGCGTGCTGATCATCATTCCAATCGGTGGCGCCGACATGCCGGTGGTGGTCTCGATGCTCAACAGCTACTCGGGCTGGGCAGCGGCCGGTATCGGCTTCTCGCTGAACAACTCGATGCTGATCATCGCCGGCTCCCTGGTGGGCTCCAGCGGTGCGATCCTCTCGTACATCATGTGCAAGGCGATGAACCGCTCGTTCTTCAACGTGATCCTGGGCGGCTTCGGCGGCGATACAGATACCGGCGCGGCGCAAGGTTCCAAAGAGCAGCGCCCGGTGAAGTCCGGCTCGGCCGACGACGCCACCTTCCTGCTGAGCAACGCCGACAGCGTGATCATCGTACCGGGATATGGCCTGGCAGTGGCCCGTGCCCAGCACGCGCTGAAGGAACTGACCGAGAAGCTGACCCACAACGGGGTGACCGTGAAGTATGCGATCCACCCGGTGGCGGGGCGCATGCCTGGGCACATGAACGTGCTGCTGGCCGAAGCCGAAGTGCCTTACGACCAAGTGTTCGAGATGGAAGACATCAACGCCGAATTCGGCCAGGCCGACGTGGTGCTGGTATTGGGCGCCAACGACGTGGTCAACCCGGCGGCGAAGAACGATCCGAAGTCGCCGATCGCCGGCATGCCGATTCTCGAAGCGTTCAAGGCCAAGACCATCATCGTCAACAAGCGCTCCATGGCCAGCGGCTATGCCGGCCTGGACAACGAACTGTTCTACCTGGACAAAACCATGATGGTGTTCGGTGACGCGAAGAAGGTCATCGAGGATATGGTCAAAGCGGTCGAGTAA
- a CDS encoding NAD(P) transhydrogenase subunit alpha, with amino-acid sequence MEDMLISHGIYNLIIFVLAIYVGYHVVWNVTPALHTPLMAVTNAISAIVIVGAMLAAALTVTPAGKLMGTLAVALAAVNVFGGFLVTRRMLEMFKKKTKNEAQK; translated from the coding sequence ATGGAAGACATGCTGATTTCCCATGGCATCTACAACCTGATCATTTTCGTGCTGGCCATCTATGTGGGCTATCACGTGGTCTGGAACGTCACCCCGGCGCTGCACACCCCGCTGATGGCAGTCACCAACGCCATCTCGGCGATCGTCATCGTCGGCGCCATGCTCGCTGCGGCCCTGACCGTGACACCGGCCGGCAAGCTGATGGGCACCCTGGCGGTGGCCCTGGCCGCGGTCAACGTGTTCGGTGGCTTCCTGGTCACCCGTCGCATGCTTGAGATGTTCAAGAAGAAAACCAAGAACGAGGCGCAGAAGTAA
- a CDS encoding Re/Si-specific NAD(P)(+) transhydrogenase subunit alpha: MHIGVPLETQTGETRVAATPETLKKLIGQGHQVTVQRGAGLNASIPDSAYEAVGASLGSAADVYGAQLVLKVVAPNDQELAQINSGSLLVGMLNPFNNELIGKMAERGITAFALEAAPRTSRAQSLDVLSSQANIAGYKAVLLAAHHYPRFMPMLMTAAGTVKAARVLILGAGVAGLQAIATAKRLGAVIEASDVRPAVKEQIESLGAKFIDVPYETDEERECAEGVGGYARPMPASWMQRQAQAVHERAKQADIVITTALIPGRKAPTLLSAETVAQMKPGSVVIDLAAAQGGNCPLTVADQVVMENGVTIVGPTNLPAQVGADASALYARNLLDFMKLLFDKDGALVINLEDDIVAACLMCRDGQVVRKNG, translated from the coding sequence GTGCACATTGGTGTTCCTCTCGAGACGCAGACCGGTGAGACAAGGGTCGCTGCGACCCCCGAAACCCTCAAGAAACTGATTGGCCAGGGCCATCAGGTCACCGTCCAACGGGGGGCAGGGCTCAACGCCAGCATTCCGGACAGTGCCTATGAAGCCGTGGGTGCTTCCCTGGGAAGCGCCGCCGATGTCTACGGCGCCCAGCTAGTTCTGAAAGTGGTCGCACCCAACGACCAGGAGCTGGCCCAGATCAACAGTGGCAGCCTCCTGGTAGGCATGCTCAACCCCTTCAACAATGAGCTGATCGGCAAGATGGCCGAACGCGGTATTACCGCCTTCGCCCTGGAAGCTGCGCCACGTACGTCGCGGGCCCAGAGCCTCGACGTGTTGTCGTCGCAGGCCAACATCGCCGGTTACAAGGCCGTGCTGCTGGCCGCTCATCATTACCCGCGCTTCATGCCCATGCTGATGACGGCTGCCGGTACCGTGAAAGCCGCTCGCGTACTGATTCTCGGCGCAGGCGTTGCCGGCCTGCAGGCCATCGCCACGGCCAAGCGCCTGGGTGCGGTGATCGAGGCCTCGGACGTACGCCCGGCGGTGAAGGAGCAGATCGAGTCGCTCGGCGCCAAGTTCATCGACGTGCCATACGAAACCGATGAAGAACGCGAGTGCGCCGAGGGCGTCGGCGGCTACGCCCGGCCAATGCCCGCCAGCTGGATGCAACGCCAGGCTCAGGCCGTGCACGAGCGCGCCAAGCAGGCCGACATCGTCATTACCACTGCGCTGATACCGGGCCGCAAGGCGCCGACGCTGCTGAGCGCCGAAACCGTGGCACAGATGAAACCCGGCTCGGTGGTCATCGACCTGGCAGCAGCCCAGGGCGGCAACTGCCCGCTGACCGTCGCCGATCAAGTGGTCATGGAAAACGGCGTGACCATCGTCGGGCCAACCAACCTGCCGGCTCAGGTAGGGGCTGATGCCTCGGCGCTGTATGCGCGCAACCTGCTGGACTTCATGAAGCTGCTGTTCGACAAGGACGGCGCACTGGTCATCAACCTCGAAGACGACATCGTCGCCGCGTGCCTGATGTGCCGCGACGGCCAGGTCGTGCGCAAGAACGGCTAA